A stretch of the Streptomyces venezuelae genome encodes the following:
- a CDS encoding phosphatase PAP2 family protein, protein MRTEPSFTRLERLFARLDREPERPAHLQTPQMSRHRVVLFASTFVFYLAIVVAVLTTSWLVRLDWQVMFWRPYEQWPELHAFLDYLVVLGQRGPTAVMVAAWLGWRSWRQHTLRPLLTLGVALLLLNVTVGAVKLGLGRLGPHYATQIGSAELFAGGDIFPSGHTANAVVTWGILAYLASTVRTRRNLSVLSAVVALSVGATTVYLGTHWVSDVLLGWAAGLLILLALPWFEPLIARAEALIFELRAQVLGRSAGQGRSPAPAAAPAPIGARTATHSVVPRPATHLTVRPHIIRADRTPLTPAGSRRPAHAERTARTPAARPVGGG, encoded by the coding sequence GTGCGTACCGAACCATCATTCACCCGTCTGGAGCGGCTGTTCGCCCGCCTGGACCGTGAACCCGAACGACCGGCTCATCTGCAGACGCCGCAGATGAGCCGGCACCGTGTGGTGCTCTTCGCTTCGACCTTCGTGTTCTATCTGGCCATCGTGGTGGCCGTCCTGACCACTTCCTGGCTGGTCCGGCTGGACTGGCAGGTCATGTTCTGGCGGCCCTACGAGCAGTGGCCGGAGCTGCACGCCTTCCTCGACTACCTGGTCGTGCTCGGCCAGCGCGGGCCCACCGCGGTCATGGTCGCCGCCTGGCTCGGCTGGCGCTCCTGGCGGCAGCACACCCTGCGCCCGCTGCTCACCCTCGGCGTGGCACTGTTGCTGCTCAATGTCACGGTGGGCGCCGTGAAGCTCGGTCTGGGCCGGCTCGGTCCGCACTACGCCACCCAGATCGGATCCGCCGAACTCTTCGCCGGCGGCGATATATTCCCTTCCGGTCACACCGCCAACGCGGTGGTCACCTGGGGCATCCTCGCCTACCTGGCGTCCACCGTGCGCACCCGGCGGAACCTGTCGGTGCTGTCCGCCGTGGTCGCGCTGAGCGTCGGCGCCACCACCGTCTACCTGGGCACCCACTGGGTCAGCGATGTGCTGCTCGGCTGGGCCGCAGGCCTGCTGATCCTGCTCGCCCTGCCCTGGTTCGAGCCGCTCATCGCCCGCGCGGAGGCGCTGATCTTCGAGCTGCGGGCCCAGGTCCTCGGCCGGTCGGCAGGGCAGGGCCGGAGCCCGGCTCCGGCTGCGGCCCCCGCCCCGATCGGCGCCCGGACGGCCACCCACTCCGTGGTGCCCCGGCCCGCCACGCACCTCACGGTCCGGCCGCACATCATCCGGGCCGACCGCACCCCGCTCACCCCGGCCGGCAGCCGCCGCCCCGCCCACGCCGAGCGCACCGCCCGTACTCCCGCGGCCCGGCCGGTGGGCGGCGGCTGA
- a CDS encoding glycosyltransferase family 39 protein: MPVKDLALRRAAPALLAFAAVRLLGLAVLGVWGAVAGSSPHTLLSARWDSLWYARIAAEGYGYEIVLPNGDVHSNLAFFPLLPWLERAIAAVTGLGHGSAGLVVSALAGLAAAWGIFAVADLLYGRRAGVCAVAAWAALPVGVVQSMAYSEALFTALAAWSLYGVLRGHWITAGALAAGAGLTRPVGAAVVAAVWVAAVLALRRGQASWRTAVGVLLAPAGAAAYVLWVGAHTGEGLLGYLRVQGGWGNGFDGGLAFARFIGGRLASAAWPAGVGLIAGVLLVLWLYVLCVRQRQPVALLVYCGIVVALALCASGYFGSKPRLLLPAFPLLLPVAVALARWRTRRAAAVLGVAALAAAVYGAFWLNGSGPP, translated from the coding sequence ATGCCCGTGAAAGATCTTGCCCTGCGCCGGGCCGCGCCCGCGCTCCTCGCCTTCGCGGCGGTCCGGCTGCTCGGACTGGCCGTGCTCGGTGTGTGGGGGGCGGTGGCGGGCAGCAGTCCGCACACCTTGCTCTCGGCCCGCTGGGACTCCCTCTGGTACGCCCGGATCGCCGCCGAGGGGTACGGGTACGAGATCGTGCTCCCGAACGGGGACGTCCACTCGAACCTGGCCTTCTTCCCGCTGCTGCCCTGGCTGGAGCGGGCGATCGCGGCCGTGACCGGACTCGGTCACGGCTCGGCGGGACTGGTGGTGTCGGCGCTCGCCGGGCTCGCCGCGGCCTGGGGCATCTTCGCCGTGGCCGATCTGCTGTACGGCCGGCGGGCCGGGGTGTGCGCGGTAGCGGCCTGGGCGGCGCTGCCGGTGGGCGTCGTGCAGTCGATGGCCTACAGCGAGGCGCTGTTCACGGCGCTGGCGGCCTGGTCGCTGTACGGGGTGCTGCGCGGGCACTGGATCACGGCGGGCGCGCTCGCGGCGGGCGCCGGGCTGACCCGGCCGGTGGGGGCCGCGGTGGTGGCCGCGGTGTGGGTGGCGGCGGTCCTGGCGCTGCGCCGCGGGCAGGCGTCCTGGCGTACGGCGGTGGGCGTACTGCTGGCTCCGGCGGGTGCGGCGGCGTACGTGCTGTGGGTGGGGGCGCACACCGGCGAGGGGCTGCTCGGCTATCTGCGGGTGCAGGGCGGCTGGGGCAACGGCTTCGACGGCGGGCTCGCCTTCGCCCGGTTCATCGGCGGCCGGCTCGCCTCCGCGGCCTGGCCGGCCGGGGTGGGCCTGATCGCGGGGGTGCTGCTGGTGCTGTGGCTGTACGTGCTGTGCGTACGGCAGCGGCAGCCGGTGGCGCTGCTGGTGTACTGCGGGATCGTGGTGGCGCTGGCGCTGTGCGCCTCGGGGTACTTCGGGTCGAAGCCGCGGCTGCTGCTGCCCGCGTTCCCGCTGCTGCTGCCGGTGGCCGTGGCGCTGGCCCGGTGGCGGACCCGGCGGGCGGCTGCGGTGCTGGGCGTGGCAGCCCTGGCGGCGGCGGTCTACGGCGCGTTCTGGCTGAACGGCTCCGGACCGCCATAG
- a CDS encoding MFS transporter yields MSGTNTAGRNRTPSPWQSWQRLTDARGGANRWVVLAVLCVSLVLVALDATILHVAVPSVTEDLRPGSIELLWIVDAYPLVCASLLILFGTLGDRVGRRRILLLGYMLFGVASAIAALADNAQILIAARALLGIGGAMIMPATLSILRQVFPDRRERALAIGIWTAVAAVGAASGPVLGGLLVQHFWWGSVFLINIPLMALILPLGRWLLPESRGTADGPWDVVGALMAAAGVLAVVLGVKRAGADQSFLDAMAFGPLLLGAVLLVLFVRRQKRRVHPLIDMRMFSRATFTTSVGCIVLAMLALVGLELIAVQYLQLVLHLSPLETGLRLLPLTFAAMAAGGTGSYTLNRIGPRAMVSLGFVLTALAVLLLTLMGQHDRPLLLTVGFVLLGFGLQTTLFAAYESMLSEAPAEAAGGAAAIGETSYQLGAGMGIALLGSVMNAAYAPGLTDVPGVSAADSAGAVNSLGEAYQIAAGLGGPAGEALYAAARSSFVTGLHVTLLVSAALLAAGALMALKLPRTMECADSVDTDRDPAPAHASTQAQAHASAAASSRPVPAGRIPSPAKPDRAFDGRRV; encoded by the coding sequence ATGTCAGGGACGAACACGGCCGGCCGCAACCGGACCCCTTCCCCCTGGCAGTCGTGGCAACGGCTCACCGATGCCCGGGGCGGCGCCAACCGCTGGGTCGTCCTGGCGGTCCTGTGCGTCAGCCTGGTCCTCGTCGCGCTCGACGCGACGATCCTGCACGTCGCCGTCCCCTCCGTCACCGAGGACCTGCGCCCCGGCTCCATCGAGCTGCTGTGGATCGTCGACGCGTACCCCCTGGTGTGCGCCTCGCTGCTGATCCTCTTCGGCACCCTCGGCGACCGGGTCGGGCGGCGCCGGATCCTGCTGCTCGGCTACATGCTGTTCGGCGTGGCCTCCGCGATCGCGGCGCTGGCCGACAACGCACAGATACTGATCGCCGCCCGGGCCCTGCTCGGTATCGGCGGCGCCATGATCATGCCTGCCACCCTGTCGATCCTGCGACAGGTTTTTCCCGACCGGCGTGAGCGGGCCCTGGCCATCGGCATCTGGACGGCCGTCGCCGCGGTCGGCGCGGCCAGCGGACCGGTCCTCGGCGGCCTCCTCGTCCAGCACTTCTGGTGGGGTTCCGTCTTCCTGATCAACATCCCGCTGATGGCCCTGATCCTCCCGCTCGGCCGCTGGCTGCTGCCGGAGTCCCGGGGCACGGCGGACGGGCCGTGGGACGTGGTCGGAGCGCTGATGGCGGCGGCCGGCGTGCTGGCCGTGGTACTCGGCGTCAAGCGGGCCGGCGCCGACCAGAGCTTCCTCGACGCGATGGCCTTCGGGCCGCTGCTGCTGGGGGCGGTGCTGCTGGTGCTGTTCGTACGGCGGCAGAAGCGGCGGGTGCACCCGCTGATCGACATGCGGATGTTCTCCCGGGCCACCTTCACCACCTCGGTGGGCTGCATCGTGCTGGCCATGCTGGCGCTGGTCGGCCTGGAGCTGATCGCCGTCCAGTACCTCCAGCTGGTGCTGCACCTGTCCCCGCTGGAGACCGGCCTGCGGCTGCTGCCGCTCACCTTCGCCGCGATGGCCGCGGGCGGCACCGGCTCCTACACCCTGAACCGGATCGGCCCGCGGGCCATGGTCTCGCTGGGCTTCGTGCTGACCGCGCTGGCCGTACTGCTGCTGACCCTGATGGGCCAGCACGACCGGCCGCTGCTGCTGACCGTGGGGTTCGTACTGCTCGGTTTCGGACTGCAGACCACCCTGTTCGCGGCGTACGAGTCGATGCTCAGCGAGGCGCCGGCGGAGGCGGCGGGCGGCGCGGCGGCCATCGGCGAGACCTCGTACCAGCTGGGTGCGGGCATGGGCATCGCCCTGCTCGGCAGCGTCATGAACGCGGCGTACGCGCCGGGCCTGACGGATGTGCCGGGGGTCTCGGCGGCCGATTCCGCCGGGGCGGTGAACTCGCTGGGCGAGGCGTACCAGATCGCGGCGGGGCTGGGCGGGCCGGCCGGCGAGGCGCTGTACGCGGCGGCCCGGAGCTCGTTCGTGACCGGGCTGCACGTCACGCTGCTGGTGAGCGCGGCGCTGCTGGCGGCGGGAGCGCTGATGGCGCTGAAGCTGCCGAGGACCATGGAGTGCGCGGACTCCGTCGACACCGACCGCGACCCGGCTCCGGCCCATGCCTCGACTCAGGCCCAGGCCCACGCCTCGGCCGCGGCTTCGTCCCGGCCGGTGCCGGCCGGCCGCATCCCGTCCCCGGCGAAGCCGGACCGCGCCTTCGACGGCCGCCGGGTCTGA
- a CDS encoding acyl-CoA dehydrogenase family protein, translating to MFVPTDPLGLDELLGPEDLAIRDTVRSWAADRVLPHIAEWYENGELPGIRELARELGSLGALGMSLEGYGCAGASAVQYGLACLELEAADSGIRSLVSVQGSLAMYAIHRFGSEEQKQRWLPGMAAGELIGCFGLTEPDVGSDPAAMRTYAKRDGTDWVLTGRKMWITNGSVASVAVVWAQTDEGIRGFAVPTDTAGFSAPEIKHKWSLRASVTSELVLDEVRLPADAVLPGVTGLKGPLGCLSHARYGIVWGSMGAARASFEAALDYARTREQFGRPIGGFQLTQAKLADMALELHKGILLAHHLGRRMDAGSLRPEQISFGKLNNVREAIEICRTARTILGANGISLEYPVMRHATNLESVLTYEGTVEMHQLVLGKALTGLDAFR from the coding sequence GTGTTCGTGCCCACCGACCCCCTCGGACTCGACGAGCTGCTCGGCCCCGAGGACCTCGCCATCCGCGACACCGTGCGCAGCTGGGCCGCCGACCGGGTGCTGCCGCACATCGCCGAGTGGTACGAGAACGGGGAACTGCCCGGCATCCGGGAGCTCGCCCGGGAACTGGGCTCGCTCGGTGCGCTCGGCATGTCCCTGGAGGGGTACGGCTGTGCGGGCGCGAGTGCCGTGCAGTACGGGCTGGCCTGCCTGGAACTGGAGGCCGCGGACTCCGGGATCCGCTCGCTGGTCTCCGTACAGGGCTCGCTCGCCATGTACGCGATCCACCGCTTCGGCTCCGAGGAGCAGAAGCAGCGCTGGCTGCCCGGCATGGCCGCCGGCGAGCTGATCGGCTGCTTCGGGCTGACCGAACCGGACGTCGGCTCCGACCCCGCCGCCATGCGTACGTACGCCAAGCGCGACGGCACCGACTGGGTGCTGACCGGCCGCAAGATGTGGATCACCAACGGGTCGGTGGCCTCGGTCGCGGTGGTCTGGGCGCAGACCGACGAGGGAATCCGCGGGTTCGCCGTCCCCACCGACACCGCCGGGTTCTCGGCCCCCGAGATCAAGCACAAGTGGTCCCTGCGGGCCAGTGTCACCAGCGAGCTCGTCCTGGACGAGGTGCGGCTGCCGGCCGATGCCGTGCTGCCCGGGGTCACCGGCCTCAAGGGCCCGCTCGGCTGTCTCAGCCACGCCCGCTACGGGATCGTCTGGGGTTCCATGGGCGCGGCGCGCGCCAGTTTCGAGGCCGCCCTCGACTATGCGCGGACGCGGGAACAGTTCGGGAGGCCCATCGGCGGCTTCCAGCTCACCCAGGCCAAGCTCGCCGACATGGCGCTGGAACTGCACAAGGGGATTCTGCTCGCCCACCACCTGGGGCGCCGGATGGACGCCGGAAGCCTGCGGCCGGAGCAGATCAGCTTCGGCAAGCTCAACAACGTCCGCGAGGCCATCGAGATCTGCCGCACCGCACGCACGATCCTCGGCGCCAACGGGATCAGCCTCGAATACCCCGTCATGCGGCACGCGACCAACCTCGAATCGGTCCTCACCTACGAGGGAACCGTCGAGATGCACCAGTTGGTGCTGGGCAAGGCGCTCACCGGACTGGATGCCTTCCGGTAG
- a CDS encoding cell division protein SepF, giving the protein MGSVRKASAWLGLVEDSDDERYYDDEYAEAPQGPHAGDQWVTDPRVKVASESAVEHGRRIATVTPDGFRDARGIGELFREGVPVIVNLSSMDPADAKRVVDFAAGLTFGLRGSIERVATRVFLLTPADTQIVNGEANGRAADGFFNQS; this is encoded by the coding sequence ATGGGTTCGGTGCGCAAGGCGAGTGCGTGGCTGGGTCTCGTAGAGGACAGCGACGACGAGCGTTACTACGACGACGAGTACGCGGAGGCTCCGCAGGGTCCGCACGCCGGCGACCAGTGGGTCACCGACCCCCGGGTGAAGGTGGCGTCGGAGTCCGCCGTCGAGCACGGCCGGCGGATCGCCACGGTCACCCCGGACGGGTTCCGTGACGCACGGGGCATCGGCGAGCTGTTCCGCGAGGGCGTTCCGGTCATCGTGAACCTGTCCTCGATGGACCCGGCAGACGCGAAGCGCGTGGTCGACTTCGCGGCCGGCCTGACCTTCGGCCTGCGCGGCTCGATCGAGCGGGTGGCGACCAGGGTCTTCCTGCTGACCCCGGCCGACACCCAGATCGTGAACGGCGAGGCGAACGGACGCGCCGCCGACGGCTTCTTCAACCAGAGCTGA
- a CDS encoding DUF5685 family protein — protein sequence MFGIVRPCTHRLGERFTTEWTAHLCGLCLALRGEHGQASRIVTNYDGLLVSVLTEAQSGPVAGTRRTAGPCPLRGMRTAPVAQGEGARLAAAVSLVLASAKIRDHVADRDGLLARAPIAAAARRVARGWDRAGARTGAALGFDTAVLVDAVDRQTGIEALAGPGTSLLVVTEPTETATAAAFAHTATLAGRPGNAPALAEAGRYFGRLAHLLDAVEDRAADAAAGAWNPLTATGTPLAEARRLCEDALHGIRLALHDAEFADGRLAHRLLVHELRASVDRAFGTSSCGHSGLAVTASDGAGPGQGPYGGGPAYGGPAYGGPAGPNPYGGPYGQNPYGGGAPGGPGGPGGPGMPPPLGPGGFGAPQPPKRRGFWAGCAVAIGLFCTCQVCCAKEYEGPWSRKKRKGCCRDCDGCDGCECCCPCDGC from the coding sequence TTGTTCGGCATCGTCAGACCCTGCACGCACCGGCTCGGCGAACGGTTCACGACGGAGTGGACGGCCCATCTCTGCGGACTCTGCCTGGCACTTCGAGGGGAGCACGGGCAGGCCTCCAGGATCGTCACCAACTACGACGGCCTGCTGGTCTCCGTTTTGACGGAGGCTCAGTCCGGACCGGTGGCGGGCACCCGGCGCACCGCGGGCCCCTGCCCGCTGCGCGGGATGCGCACCGCACCGGTGGCCCAGGGTGAGGGTGCCCGGCTCGCCGCGGCCGTTTCGCTGGTGCTCGCCTCGGCGAAGATACGGGACCACGTGGCGGACCGGGACGGCCTGTTGGCGCGGGCCCCGATAGCCGCCGCCGCGCGCCGGGTGGCCCGGGGCTGGGACCGGGCCGGTGCCCGGACCGGGGCCGCGCTCGGCTTCGACACCGCCGTGCTCGTCGACGCGGTGGACCGGCAGACCGGCATCGAGGCGCTGGCCGGCCCCGGCACCTCCCTGCTGGTGGTGACGGAGCCGACCGAGACGGCCACCGCCGCCGCCTTCGCCCATACCGCGACCCTGGCCGGACGGCCGGGCAACGCTCCCGCGCTCGCCGAGGCGGGCCGCTACTTCGGGCGGCTCGCGCATCTGCTGGACGCCGTGGAGGACCGGGCGGCGGACGCGGCGGCCGGCGCCTGGAACCCGCTGACCGCGACCGGGACCCCGCTCGCCGAGGCGCGGCGGCTGTGCGAGGACGCGCTGCACGGGATCCGGCTGGCCCTGCACGACGCCGAGTTCGCGGACGGCAGGCTCGCGCACCGGCTGCTGGTCCACGAACTGCGCGCCTCGGTGGACCGGGCGTTCGGGACGAGCAGCTGCGGGCACTCGGGGCTCGCCGTCACCGCCTCGGACGGAGCGGGCCCGGGCCAGGGCCCGTACGGGGGCGGTCCGGCGTACGGAGGTCCTGCGTACGGCGGCCCGGCCGGCCCCAACCCGTACGGCGGGCCCTACGGCCAGAACCCCTACGGCGGCGGCGCGCCCGGCGGCCCCGGCGGCCCCGGCGGTCCGGGTATGCCTCCGCCGCTCGGACCCGGCGGCTTCGGTGCCCCGCAGCCGCCGAAGCGGCGCGGCTTCTGGGCGGGCTGCGCCGTCGCCATCGGGCTCTTCTGCACCTGCCAGGTCTGCTGTGCCAAGGAGTACGAGGGGCCCTGGTCCCGGAAGAAGCGGAAGGGCTGCTGCCGGGACTGCGACGGCTGCGACGGCTGCGAGTGCTGCTGCCCCTGCGACGGCTGCTGA
- a CDS encoding S1 family peptidase yields MRIKRITPTRAAAIAAGLAAVAALAVPATAATAADDQPAGGYSADRLASADASLLRADVAGTAWHTDAATGTVVVTADSTVSAADIAKIKREAGRDAGALRIERTPGKLTKLLSGGDAIYASSWRCSAGFNVRSGSTYYVLTAGHCTDGAGTWYTNSSRTTAIGPTVGSSFPNNDYGLVRYDNASLAHPGTVGSQDITTAIDATVGLSVTRRGSTTGIHSGQVTGLNATVNYGGGDIVYGMIRTNVCAEPGDSGGPLYSGTRAVGLTSGGSGNCSSGGTTFFQPVREALSAYGVSVY; encoded by the coding sequence GTGAGGATCAAGCGCATCACCCCCACCCGGGCAGCCGCGATCGCGGCCGGCCTGGCCGCCGTCGCCGCGCTCGCCGTACCCGCCACGGCGGCAACCGCCGCCGACGACCAGCCCGCCGGCGGCTACAGCGCCGACCGGCTCGCCTCGGCCGACGCATCACTGCTGCGCGCCGATGTCGCGGGCACCGCCTGGCACACCGACGCGGCCACCGGCACCGTGGTGGTCACCGCCGACTCCACCGTCTCCGCCGCCGACATCGCCAAGATCAAGCGGGAGGCCGGCCGGGACGCCGGCGCCCTGCGCATCGAGCGCACCCCGGGCAAGCTCACCAAACTGCTCTCCGGCGGCGATGCCATCTACGCCTCCAGCTGGCGCTGCTCGGCGGGCTTCAACGTGCGCAGCGGCAGTACGTACTACGTGCTGACGGCCGGCCACTGCACCGACGGCGCGGGCACCTGGTACACCAACTCGTCCCGGACCACGGCCATCGGGCCGACGGTCGGCTCCAGCTTCCCCAACAACGACTACGGCCTGGTCCGCTACGACAACGCCTCGCTGGCCCACCCGGGCACGGTCGGCAGCCAGGACATCACCACGGCCATCGACGCCACCGTGGGCCTGTCGGTGACCCGGCGCGGCTCCACCACCGGCATCCACAGCGGCCAGGTCACCGGCCTCAACGCCACGGTCAACTACGGCGGCGGTGACATCGTCTACGGCATGATCCGCACCAATGTGTGCGCGGAGCCCGGGGACAGCGGCGGCCCGCTCTACTCCGGCACCCGGGCGGTCGGGCTGACCTCGGGCGGCAGCGGCAACTGCTCCTCCGGCGGCACGACCTTCTTCCAGCCGGTCCGGGAAGCGCTGAGCGCCTATGGCGTGAGCGTGTACTGA
- a CDS encoding TetR/AcrR family transcriptional regulator: MAGAARRRDGQIAQERMLEEAMAAIAEDGLAALTMSKLADRLGTSGGHILYYFGSKDRLLLEALRWSEDQLTTERAALLHRRVTAERKLELFLELYLARGPRDPRWTLWIELWARTPSNEDLRAAQEEIDAGWHRDLQALLAKGVEQGRFAETDLPARASELLALLDGLSTRVVLGQHDADRTRALERARSAAALLIPPAAPHVAEP, encoded by the coding sequence GTGGCAGGAGCGGCACGGCGGCGCGACGGGCAGATCGCCCAGGAGCGGATGCTGGAAGAGGCCATGGCGGCGATCGCCGAGGACGGGCTCGCGGCGCTGACCATGTCCAAGCTCGCGGACCGGCTCGGCACCAGCGGCGGCCACATCCTGTACTACTTCGGCAGCAAGGACCGGCTGCTGCTGGAGGCGCTGCGCTGGAGCGAGGACCAGCTGACCACCGAGCGCGCGGCGCTGCTGCACCGCCGGGTCACGGCCGAGCGCAAGCTGGAGCTCTTCCTGGAGCTGTATCTGGCGCGGGGGCCGCGCGACCCGCGCTGGACCCTGTGGATCGAGCTGTGGGCCCGTACGCCGTCCAATGAGGACCTGCGCGCCGCCCAGGAGGAGATCGACGCGGGCTGGCACCGGGACCTGCAGGCGCTGCTCGCCAAGGGCGTGGAGCAGGGCCGGTTCGCGGAGACGGATCTGCCCGCCCGGGCCTCGGAGCTGCTCGCCCTGCTGGACGGACTGAGCACCCGGGTGGTGCTGGGCCAGCACGACGCGGACCGCACCCGGGCCCTGGAACGGGCCCGCTCGGCGGCGGCCCTGCTGATCCCGCCGGCCGCGCCGCACGTGGCCGAGCCGTAA
- a CDS encoding purine-cytosine permease family protein, whose amino-acid sequence MSDEIFRVETRGIDPIPDSERHGSARDLFWLWFGSNLTFTYVINGALAVAFGLTFWQATAVVVISGLAFFAISAAGLSGIRTGTATLVISRAAFGVRGNLPAGVLNWLVGIGYTILNTVVGTLALEVFLEELGLLHGTPGRAVALFTTLALTFVIAMWGHATVQFAERWMAYVLAAGFAALLAFLLPGADTAAPATAVPGLSGWSLAFVIMLAAPFSYLPMPADYTRYLPRTTSLKSITWYGALGGFLSSVALGIAGVAAATQADMTDAVAGTESLLPGWFQPMFLALVLGGSITNSIITLYSSSLNLQVLGIPWSRAKAIVVSAAITGLGSLAALFLTDFTSALTSFLSLLIIVFAPWGGVFLADMLLRRCRYDDHALHADGPEGAYWYRSGYHPAGLAALLTGITFAALTCDSELWTGPLVAPLGGADLTLLGSVVSGLTYWALYRRAPVDSRVPATTS is encoded by the coding sequence ATGAGTGACGAGATCTTCAGAGTCGAGACGCGCGGCATCGATCCGATCCCGGACAGCGAGCGGCACGGCAGTGCCCGCGACCTCTTCTGGCTCTGGTTCGGCTCCAACCTGACCTTCACCTATGTGATCAACGGAGCCCTGGCCGTCGCCTTCGGCCTCACCTTCTGGCAGGCCACCGCCGTGGTCGTGATCAGTGGACTGGCCTTCTTCGCCATCAGCGCCGCCGGCCTGTCCGGCATCCGCACCGGCACCGCCACCCTGGTCATCTCCCGCGCCGCCTTCGGCGTCCGCGGCAACCTCCCGGCCGGCGTCCTCAACTGGCTGGTCGGCATCGGCTACACCATCCTCAACACCGTCGTCGGCACCCTCGCCCTGGAGGTCTTCCTCGAAGAACTGGGGCTCCTGCACGGCACCCCCGGCCGGGCCGTCGCCCTGTTCACCACCCTCGCGCTGACCTTCGTCATCGCGATGTGGGGCCACGCCACCGTCCAGTTCGCCGAGCGCTGGATGGCCTACGTCCTCGCCGCCGGCTTCGCCGCCCTGCTCGCCTTCCTGCTGCCCGGCGCCGACACCGCCGCCCCCGCGACCGCCGTGCCCGGCCTCTCCGGCTGGAGCCTCGCCTTCGTGATCATGCTGGCGGCCCCGTTCTCGTACCTGCCGATGCCCGCCGACTACACCCGCTACCTGCCCCGCACCACCTCGCTGAAGTCCATCACCTGGTACGGCGCCCTCGGCGGATTCCTCTCCTCCGTCGCCCTGGGCATCGCGGGCGTGGCCGCCGCCACCCAGGCCGATATGACCGACGCCGTCGCCGGCACCGAAAGCCTGCTGCCCGGCTGGTTCCAGCCGATGTTCCTGGCCCTCGTCCTCGGCGGCTCCATCACCAACTCGATCATCACCCTCTACTCGTCCAGCCTGAACCTCCAGGTCCTCGGCATCCCGTGGAGCCGCGCCAAGGCCATCGTGGTCAGCGCCGCCATCACCGGCCTCGGCTCGCTCGCCGCGCTCTTCCTCACCGACTTCACCAGTGCACTGACCTCCTTCCTCTCCCTCCTGATCATCGTGTTCGCGCCCTGGGGCGGGGTCTTCCTCGCCGACATGCTGCTGCGCCGCTGCCGGTACGACGACCACGCCCTGCACGCCGACGGCCCCGAAGGCGCCTACTGGTACCGCTCCGGCTACCACCCGGCCGGCCTGGCCGCACTGCTCACCGGCATCACCTTCGCCGCCCTGACCTGCGACTCCGAGCTGTGGACCGGGCCGCTGGTGGCCCCGCTCGGCGGCGCCGACCTCACCCTGCTCGGCTCGGTCGTCTCCGGCCTCACCTACTGGGCGCTGTACCGCAGGGCGCCCGTCGACAGCCGCGTCCCGGCCACCACGTCCTGA